Within bacterium, the genomic segment GTAGTAAGGGTTCGTGCCCGAGGCGTGATCGGTCGTGTCGATGACCTCATGGATCTCCGGCCAGTGCTGGCGGATGATCGACTCGATGCCCTGCTTCACGGTGACCGACGCCATGCCGCAGCCCTGGCAGCCGCCGCCGACCTGGATGTAGAGCTTGTCGCCGCGCACGTCGAGCGGTTTGGCGAATCCGCCGTGGCCCGCGAGAGCGGGATTGATCGTCGAGTCGAAAAGATCCTGAATCCTCTGCAACTGTTCGCTCGACCAACTCGAACCGCCGGCCGCCGTATCGGTTACCGCGGACGCCGACGCCGAGGCCGCATCCTCCACCGCCGTGACATCGGGCATGTGGTTGCGGATGATGCCAAGCGCCGCGCGCCGGATGACCGACGCATCGACGCGCCCGCTCGCGCGAACGAAGACCGTGCTTCCGTCGAACGAGACAAACTCCACGGACGAGCCCTGCCGCTCGACCAGAGGTTTGATATTGCTTTCGAAAATGGCTTTCAGCTTTTCGATGTTCTGTTCATGTTCGCTCATGAATTCACCCGTTTCCTGCCGGGACGATTCATCCCGGGCGGTTTCGTCATGCTATGATCCGGCATGCCGCGCGTCAAGAAAAACACGCCTTCGCGCGGCTTGCAAAACGAATGTTCGCGTTGGAGGAAATCGACGTGACAACCCTTACCGTTTCAACGAAAAGTCGCAACGAGCTTGTCGATATCACCGGCGGCGTGCGTGATTTCGTCCGCGACGCGGCGGCGAAATCCGGCGCCGTGCTCGTGTTCTGCCCGCACACCACCGCCGCAATCACCATCAACGAAAACGCCGACCCGGACGTGCCCGCGGACATCGTGCTTGGCCTTGGAAAAATCGCGCCGATCCTGGCCGAATTCCGGCACAGCGAAGGCAACTCGGATTCGCACATCAAGTCGAGCCTCGTCGGATGCTCGGAGTTGGTGACGATCGAAGACGGCAAGCTTGGGCTCGGCACGTGGCAGGGAATTTTCTTTTGCGAGTTCGACGGCCCGCGCAAACGCAAGGTCCACCTGACGCTTCTCGCGTCGGCATGACGAACGCATGAGCGCCAAACGCAAGGACCGGCAAACATTGCGCGTGCTCCTCGCCGTGCACGCGGTACCGGGCATCGTCGCGATCGAAACGTTGTTCGCCGAGGGCGTGCGCCCGGAAAACGTCGCGCTATTGACGCACCCGCTGGACGACGCAAACGGCGCGTTTCTCTCCTACGCCTGGTCCCAGGGATTCACACCCGCGTTTTTTCCCGCCGCGAGCGACGAGGCCCTCGAATGGGCGCGCGAATTTTCGCCGGATGTTCTGTTCGCCCTGCACTACGGCGAACGCATTCCGCGCGGCATCCTCGACTTGCCGCCGCTCGGGTGCGTCAACATGCATCCGGCATTGCTGCCGAATTATCGCGGCTGTTTTTCGACCGCTTGGTGCATCATCAACGGCGAGCCCCAAACGGGCGTGACGTTCCATCGCATGACCGAGCGTTTCGACGCGGGCGACATCGTGCGTCAGGATGCCGTGCCGATCCGTCCGGACGATACGACGCATTCGCTTTCCCATCGGCTGATGCTCGCGGGCGTCACGGCGTTCGGTGATGTCTTCCGCCGCGTCGTCGACGACGAAGACCCCGGACGCCCGCAGGCCGGCGAGGGATCGTACTTCGGCTGGCGTGTTCCTTACGACGGCGTCATCGATCCCGCGTGGGACGACGCGCGCGTCGATCGCTTCATCCGCGCCATGGACGCGCCGCCCGCGCGCGGCGCGATCGTCAAGGTCGAGGGGGAGGAGATCGAGGTGCGTTCGATGGACGAGTGGCGTGCGATTCGCGAGCGCATCCGCGAGGCGTCGAGTTGACCGGCGAGGCGCGCGCGCCTTCCCGCGACGCCCGCCGGCTCGCGCTCGACGCGCTGACGGCGGTGCGCCGCAAACGCGCGTATCTTTCACTCACGCTCTCGGCGCTTCTCGACCGATCGAACGCAGGCGCGGCGGATCGGCGGCTCGCGGTCGCGATCGCCTCCGGCGTGATGCGGCGCCGGCGCCGGCTTGACGACGAAATCGACGCCGTATCAAAAACGCCGGTCGACAAACTCGAACCGGTCGTGCGCGACGCGCTGCGGATCGGTCTTTATCAACTGCGTTTCCTTGACCGCATCCCCGCGCACGCGGCGGTCGGCGAAACGGTGACGCTCGTCCCCCCGCGAGCGCGGGGTTTCGTGAACGCGGTGCTGAAAACGCTCGCGCAGGGCGATGCCTACCTTGCACCCGCCGGCGACGATGCCGCGTCACTCGCGCGGCGGTATTCCGTGCCCGACTGGTTGGCCGCGATGTGGCGCGAAACCTACGGCCCCGCGCGCGCCGAGCGCCTTCTTGCCGCGATGCAGGAGGAGCCGCGCGCGGTGCTGCGGGCGTGCGGCGCGAGCGCGGACGACGTCATCGCCGAACTCGCGCGCGAGGGCATCGACGCCAAACGCACGGATCTGTCGCCGTTTGGCGTCGTCGCCGACAACCTCGATACGGCCATTGCGTCCGTGCCGTTTCGCGAGGGACGACTCACCGTGCAGGGCGAGGCCGCGCAGCTCGTAACGCTGCTTGTCGATCCGCGGCCGGGCGAACAGGTGCTCGACGCCTGCGCCGCGCCGGGCGGCAAAACGACGCACATCGCCGAACGCGTCGGTGCGGGCGGGCGCGTCGTCGCGCGCGATGTCCACGCGGGGCGGCTGGCACTCGTCGCCGAAAATGCAAGGCGGCTTGGTTTGGCGAATGTGGAGACGACGTTGGTGGAGGAAATCGAGAGGGATATTGACCCGGGCGACACGCAAGGCGACGGCGAAATTTTCGATCGCGTCCTCGTCGACGCGCCGTGTTCGGGTTTGGGGCAGTTGCAAAAGCACCCGGAGACGCGATGGCTGCTGGCCTCCGAGGATCCCGCGCGGCTCGGCGTGCTGCAACGCGCGATTCTCGCGGACGCGGCGCGACACGTGCGTCCGGGCGGTCGGCTCGTGTACGCGACGTGCACGCTCGCGCGCACGGAGAACGAAGACGTCGTGCGCGACTTTCTCGCCGCGCACGCCGACTTTTCGCTTGTCCCCGCGGGCGGCGCGCTTGCCGAGTCGGTGGCGCGATTTGACGCCGGGCGCGCCGCGCGCATCGCCGCGCTTGCGGACGAGTCCGGCGCGCTGCAGCTTCTGCCGTCGGAGCACGGCACGGATGGCGCGTTCGCCGTGGCGATGCGGCGTCGGGAATGAGCATGAAACCTGCGCCGCGCATCGTCCGCGCCGTTTTTCCCGTCGTGCTCGGCCTTGTTGCGGGCGCGCTTTTCGCGGAGGCGGGCGTGCGCGCGCTTGGGATCGCGCCGCGCGTTTATCGCATCGCGTCCGGCGTGCATCGAATTTCGGAAGATCCCGATCTGCGTTACGAGCCGATTCCGTACACCGAGTTCGAGGGCGAGGCGATCAATGGCGACGGGCGGCGCGATTTTCATTATCCGCGCGAAAAACGCTCCGGCGTGTTTCGCATCGCGTGGCTTGGCGATTCGGTCACTTACGGCTGGGCGAGCTTTTTGTGGGAGGCGCATCCGAAGGTCGCCGAGCGCGTGTTGAACGCGCGCGCGGGCGCCGGCGCTTCGCACGTGGAGGTCTTCAATTTCGGAGTGCGCGGATACGGCGCGCCGGAGATTGTCGCCTGCCTGCGCGCCAAGGCGCTTGCCGTCGATCCCGATCTTGTCGTGTGGTCGTACAATCACAACGATCCCGACCCGTACAGCGTGGATATCCTCGATCTGCTCGGCCAGCAGACCGGTGCGGACGAGGCGTTTTTGTCCTCCGGCGGCGCGTGGCGACGCGGTTTGCGCGGCGCGCTACTCGGGCACAGCAAGCTGTTTGCCCTCGTGCGTTATCGCCTCGCCGAGGCGATGCATCGCGACGCGGCGAGGAACAGCGAAGGACTGCGCCTTCTCGCGCAAAGGGAAAAGCTAAGTTACGAGGCACTTCGCGAGAATTACTTTTTTCGCGTGTTCGCCGAGCATCGCGACCGCGTGCGCAACGCGATCGACGGATTCGCGCGCCTGGCGCGCGAGCGCGGCGTCCCGGCGGCCATGGTTATCGTTCCGCTGCTCGACGATCTGACGGACTATCGCTACGAGCCGCTGCACGCCGGGATCGCGCAAATGGCGGCGGCGCGCGGCATCGTGACGATCGACCCGCTCGCCGAATTTCGGCAGGCCGCCGGCGCGCGCCCGGACGTGGCGCTCGGTGTCGATCACAATCACCCGAGCGAGGCGGGCCAGCGGCTGCTTGGCATCGTTGTCGCGCGCGCGCTGGCGGCGCGCGGGCTTGTTGGCGCGGCGCGCGGCGATGCCGATGAGATGTCGTTTGACGCTTCGGCGTTCGCGGACGATTTTCCGATCGACGCGGACCTCGCCGCACGTGACATGTTCCACATCGAATGGGGCTTTCGGCAGCTCGTCCTCGACAATCCGGACGACGCGGTGAACGCCTTTCTTGCGGCGCGGCGGATCAATCCGAATAATCCCCTCGCGGACAAGGGATTGCGGCGTGCGTTCGACGCAACGCGCGACGCCGCTTTGCGCCGCGCGATCGTCGAGACGCTCGGCGGACCGGCGGCCTTCGCGCGTTAGACGCGGGCGCGCGTATCCCGAATGAGGCGGCAAATGGCGTACCGTGGACGGCGCGAATCGTGCGCGGCGTCGCCGTTTTGGCTTGTCGCTCACGCCGCGAGCCCGCGTTTTCCGGTAAAGGTGAGCGAGCTGTATGGACGAACCGCTTTTCCAGATCGGAACCAACTGCTGGCGCGTGGCCCGCTCCTCCCGCGTCAAATTTCTCATCGACGCGGCGTCGTATTTCGCGACGTTTCGCGAAACGGCGCTGCGAGCGCAACGGACGATCAACATTCTCGGATGGGACATCCACAGCCGCGCCGATCTCGTACGCCACGATCCGCACGATGGTTATCCGCGCGAACTCGGCGCTTTCCTGCGTCGGCTCGCTCATGAGCGCCGGCGGCT encodes:
- the rsmB gene encoding 16S rRNA (cytosine(967)-C(5))-methyltransferase RsmB: MTGEARAPSRDARRLALDALTAVRRKRAYLSLTLSALLDRSNAGAADRRLAVAIASGVMRRRRRLDDEIDAVSKTPVDKLEPVVRDALRIGLYQLRFLDRIPAHAAVGETVTLVPPRARGFVNAVLKTLAQGDAYLAPAGDDAASLARRYSVPDWLAAMWRETYGPARAERLLAAMQEEPRAVLRACGASADDVIAELAREGIDAKRTDLSPFGVVADNLDTAIASVPFREGRLTVQGEAAQLVTLLVDPRPGEQVLDACAAPGGKTTHIAERVGAGGRVVARDVHAGRLALVAENARRLGLANVETTLVEEIERDIDPGDTQGDGEIFDRVLVDAPCSGLGQLQKHPETRWLLASEDPARLGVLQRAILADAARHVRPGGRLVYATCTLARTENEDVVRDFLAAHADFSLVPAGGALAESVARFDAGRAARIAALADESGALQLLPSEHGTDGAFAVAMRRRE
- a CDS encoding NifU family protein; its protein translation is MSEHEQNIEKLKAIFESNIKPLVERQGSSVEFVSFDGSTVFVRASGRVDASVIRRAALGIIRNHMPDVTAVEDAASASASAVTDTAAGGSSWSSEQLQRIQDLFDSTINPALAGHGGFAKPLDVRGDKLYIQVGGGCQGCGMASVTVKQGIESIIRQHWPEIHEVIDTTDHASGTNPYY
- a CDS encoding secondary thiamine-phosphate synthase enzyme YjbQ, which encodes MFALEEIDVTTLTVSTKSRNELVDITGGVRDFVRDAAAKSGAVLVFCPHTTAAITINENADPDVPADIVLGLGKIAPILAEFRHSEGNSDSHIKSSLVGCSELVTIEDGKLGLGTWQGIFFCEFDGPRKRKVHLTLLASA
- a CDS encoding SGNH/GDSL hydrolase family protein, producing MSMKPAPRIVRAVFPVVLGLVAGALFAEAGVRALGIAPRVYRIASGVHRISEDPDLRYEPIPYTEFEGEAINGDGRRDFHYPREKRSGVFRIAWLGDSVTYGWASFLWEAHPKVAERVLNARAGAGASHVEVFNFGVRGYGAPEIVACLRAKALAVDPDLVVWSYNHNDPDPYSVDILDLLGQQTGADEAFLSSGGAWRRGLRGALLGHSKLFALVRYRLAEAMHRDAARNSEGLRLLAQREKLSYEALRENYFFRVFAEHRDRVRNAIDGFARLARERGVPAAMVIVPLLDDLTDYRYEPLHAGIAQMAAARGIVTIDPLAEFRQAAGARPDVALGVDHNHPSEAGQRLLGIVVARALAARGLVGAARGDADEMSFDASAFADDFPIDADLAARDMFHIEWGFRQLVLDNPDDAVNAFLAARRINPNNPLADKGLRRAFDATRDAALRRAIVETLGGPAAFAR